The following are encoded together in the Gasterosteus aculeatus chromosome 7, fGasAcu3.hap1.1, whole genome shotgun sequence genome:
- the etnppl gene encoding ethanolamine-phosphate phospho-lyase — protein MAAEIFVKKQTIDLRKKHIGPSCKIFFSHDPVKIVRAKGQYMYDEKGQRYLDCINNVAHVGHCHPDVVKAGAQQMELLNTNSRFLHDNLVLYAQRLQATLPDKLSVCYFVNSGSEANDLALRLAWQYTGHKDIITLENAYHGHVSSLIDISPYKFQHLSDDERNQSVHVAPSPDVYRGKYRADHPDPASAYADEVKDMIHGVHEKGGKIAAFIAESLQSCGGQVIPPTGYFQQVAQHVRKAGGIFIADEVQVGFGRIGTHFWAFQLQGEDFVPDIVTMGKPIGNGHPMSCVVTTKEVAEAFMSSGMEYFNTFGGNPVSCAIGTAVLDVIAKEDLQGNALRVGGYLARLLEQQKENHPLVGDIRGRGLFAGVELVKDRLTLTPATAEAQEVIYRLKEQYILLSADGPHRNVLKFKPPMCFTEEDADLVVGKIDQILTELEEALGLKLQNALSLENGSSKRKLPAEENGHVYLGALSHD, from the exons ATGGCTGCGGAAATATTCGTGAAAAAACAGACCATAGACCTGCGGAAGAAGCACATCGG GCCTTCTTGTAAGATTTTCTTCAGCCATGACCCCGTCAAGATCGTACGAGCCAAAGGCCAGTACATGTATGATGAAAAAGGACAGCGCTACCTGGATTGCATCAACAATGTGGCTCACG TGGGCCACTGTCACCCGGATGTGGTGAAGGCGGGAGCTCAGCAGATGGAACTGCTCAACACCAACTCGCGCTTCTTGCACGACAACCTTGTCCTGTATGCCCAGAGGCTGCAGGCCACACTGCCCGACAAGCTCTCTGTGTGCTACTTTGTCAACTCAGG ATCTGAAGCCAACGACCTGGCCCTCCGACTGGCATGGCAGTACACTGGCCACAAAGACATCATCACGTTGGAAAA TGCGTATCACGGCCACGTCTCATCGCTCATCGACATCAGCCCGTATAAGTTCCAGCACTTGTCGGACGATGAGCGGAACCAATCGGTCCATGTG GCTCCCAGCCCAGATGTGTACAGAGGCAAATACAGAGCAGACCACCCTGACCCTGCCTCAGCATATGCAGATGAAGTCAAAGATATGATACACGGAGTCCATGAAAAAGGAGGCAAG ATTGCCGCTTTTATTGCGGAGTCATTGCAGAGTTGTGGCGGGCAGGTCATTCCCCCAACGGGCTATTTCCAGCAAGTGGCACA GCACGTCCGCAAGGCAGGGGGCATTTTCATCGCCGATGAGGTGCAGGTGGGCTTTGGGCGTATCGGCACCCACTTCTGGGCCTTCCAGCTTCAGGGAGAAGACTTTGTACCTGACATCGTCACAATGGGGAAGCCTATCGGCAACGGTCACCCGATGTCATGCGTGGTCACGACCAAAGAGGTGGCAGAGGCCTTCATGTCATCCGGAATGGAGTATTTCAACACT TTTGGCGGTAATCCGGTGTCCTGTGCCATCGGCACGGCCGTCCTAGACGTGATCGCGAAAGAGGATCTCCAGGGCAATGCACTGCGTGTGGGGGGGTACCTGGCCAGGCTCCTGGAACAGCAGAAGGAGAACCACCCGCTAGTTGGCGATATCAG GGGTCGAGGCCTGTTTGCCGGGGTGGAGCTCGTGAAGGACAGGTTGACGCTTACTCCTGCTACAGCGGAGGCCCAAGAGGTCATATACAG GTTAAAGGAACAGTACATTCTTCTTAGTGCTGACGGACCTCATCGCAATGTGCTGAAATTCAAGCCCCCCATGTGCTTCACCGAAGAGGACGCAGACCTGGTGGTGGGGAAAATAGACCAAATTCTCACAG agctggaagaggCATTGGGCCTGAAGTTGCAAAATGCATTGAGTTTAGAGAATGGGAGCAGTAAAAGAAAG CTTCCAGCAGAGGAAAATGGACACGTGTATCTCGGGGCCTTATCACACGACTGA
- the rpl34 gene encoding large ribosomal subunit protein eL34: protein MVHRLTYRRRLSYNTTSNKTRLSRTPGNRIVYLYTKKVGKAPKSACGICPGRLRGVRAVRPRVLMRLSKTKKHVSRAYGGSMCAKCVRDRIKRAFLIEEQKIVVKVLKAQAQSQKSK, encoded by the exons ATGGTGCATCGCCTGACTTACCGCCGTAGGTTGTCCTACAACACCACCTCCAACAAAACCAGACT gTCCCGGACTCCCGGTAACCGCATCGTGTACCTGTACACCAAGAAAGTTGGCAAAGCTCCCAAGTCGGCATGTGGCATCTGCCCAGGAAGACTGCGTGGA GTCCGGGCTGTTAGACCACGGGTTCTGATGAGGCTCTCCAAGACCAAGAAGCACGTCAGCAGGGCCTACGGAGGCTCCATGTGCGCAAAGTGTGTGCGTGACAG GATCAAGCGTGCTTTCCTGATTGAAGAGCAGAAGATCGTCGTCAAGGTGCTCAAGGCACAGGCACAGAGCCAGAAATCTAAGTAA
- the ostc gene encoding oligosaccharyltransferase complex subunit ostc, protein METLYSMPFALLECPNVKLKKPSWLHMPSAMTVYAVVIVSYFLITGGIIYDVIVEPPSVGSMTDEHGHQRPVAFLAYRVNGQYIMEGLASSFLFTMGGLGFIILDRSNAPNIPKLNRFLLLFIGFVSVLLSFFMARVFMRMKLPGYLMG, encoded by the exons ATGGAGACATTATACAGTATGCCGTTCGCCTTGCTGGAGTGCCCCAATGTGAAGCTGAAGAAACCCTCGTGGCTGCACATGCCGTCGGCCATGACCGTGTACGCGGTCGTCATCGTGTCCTACTTTCTCATCACCGGAG GAATCATCTATGACGTCATCGTGGAGCCCCCGAGCGTGGGTTCAATGACGGACGAGCACGGACACCAGCGACCAGTGGCCTTTTTGGCTTACAG agtAAATGGCCAGTACATCATGGAAGGACTGGCTTCCAGTTTCCTCTTCACAATGGGAGGCCTGGGCTTTATAATCCTGGACCGCTCCAACGCACCCAACATTCCCAAACTCAAccgcttcctgctgctcttcatcggTTTTGTCAGCGTTCTCCTCAGCTTCTTCATGGCCCGAGTATTCATGCGCATGAAGCTGCC aGGATATCTCATGGGCTAA